One segment of Methylotuvimicrobium sp. KM2 DNA contains the following:
- a CDS encoding HDOD domain-containing protein — MKKSVLPMPHSDSPNLTAADLLKGDLQLTSPPAIYFELKKTLEDPHKSIIDAGEIINKDPALSIRLLKLVNSAFFGFPSRIVTISHAITLIGTQELQNLVLSTLIIDRFSMLPNGMLSMHDFWAMSLRSALTAKELADHWDTDENDEAIFICGLLHEIGKLVFYRRIPELAREVGLLVESTDADEIETERNLIGFDHYETGAELAKLWKLPEIISATIALHAYPNSASRYQTAAAIVRSANRIAKMAFFDTETDLSEAGISDEQLSNIIDKVHDQFEEIFNIFYPHR; from the coding sequence ATGAAGAAATCCGTTTTGCCAATGCCGCATTCCGACTCGCCCAATTTAACCGCAGCCGATTTATTGAAAGGCGATCTTCAATTAACATCGCCGCCGGCGATTTATTTCGAGCTAAAAAAAACGCTTGAAGATCCGCATAAATCGATCATCGACGCCGGCGAAATCATCAATAAGGACCCTGCCTTATCGATACGATTATTAAAATTGGTCAATAGCGCTTTCTTCGGCTTCCCATCCCGCATCGTCACGATCAGCCACGCCATCACGCTAATCGGCACGCAAGAACTGCAAAACCTAGTCTTGAGTACATTAATCATCGATCGCTTCTCGATGCTGCCGAACGGCATGCTTTCGATGCATGATTTTTGGGCGATGAGCCTAAGAAGCGCATTAACGGCTAAAGAACTAGCAGACCATTGGGATACTGACGAAAACGACGAAGCGATTTTTATTTGCGGCTTACTCCATGAAATCGGCAAACTGGTATTTTATCGCCGCATTCCCGAATTAGCCCGAGAAGTCGGGCTACTAGTCGAATCGACCGATGCCGATGAAATCGAAACCGAACGAAACCTAATTGGTTTCGATCATTATGAAACAGGGGCGGAACTCGCAAAATTGTGGAAGCTACCCGAAATCATCAGTGCAACGATTGCCCTCCATGCCTACCCCAACAGCGCTAGTCGTTATCAAACCGCAGCCGCAATTGTGAGATCGGCCAACCGGATCGCTAAAATGGCCTTTTTCGATACTGAAACCGACCTGTCGGAAGCCGGTATTTCCGACGAGCAGTTAAGTAATATCATCGACAAAGTCCATGATCAATTCGAGGAGATTTTCAACATATTTTACCCGCACCGGTAA
- a CDS encoding zinc-dependent alcohol dehydrogenase family protein, which produces MKAVLMTGAGGPEVLQWADIAEPDIVKPTELKVRLKAAGINPIDTKVRSNGLFYPDALPAVLGCDGAGVVVEVGAEVQDFKPGDEVWFCNGGLGREPGNYAEYTVLDSRWVALKPKSLSFVEAAALPLVLITAWGALFDRGGLQEGQIVLIHAGAGGVGHVAVQLAKLKGARVLTTVSSESKADFVLSLGADQAIDYRQCNFAERVNELTGGRGADVVLDTVGPEVFKSSIEATAHFGSLVTLLDPGALDWSEARMRNLKIGFELMLTPMLRNLDSARDQHIEILNRCAEFIESGHLRGLVSHCLPLEQAAEAHRLIGEGHTQGKVVLEI; this is translated from the coding sequence ATGAAGGCAGTTTTAATGACCGGAGCCGGCGGCCCCGAGGTGTTGCAATGGGCGGATATCGCGGAGCCCGATATTGTTAAACCGACCGAATTGAAAGTCAGGCTCAAGGCGGCCGGCATCAATCCGATCGATACCAAGGTTAGAAGTAATGGTTTGTTTTATCCGGACGCCTTGCCGGCAGTACTGGGTTGCGACGGCGCAGGGGTGGTTGTCGAAGTGGGCGCCGAGGTACAAGACTTCAAGCCCGGTGATGAAGTTTGGTTTTGCAACGGTGGGTTGGGGCGGGAGCCCGGCAATTATGCCGAATATACCGTGCTCGATAGCCGTTGGGTCGCGCTTAAGCCTAAGTCTTTGTCATTCGTCGAGGCGGCGGCTTTGCCATTGGTGTTGATTACCGCATGGGGCGCGTTGTTCGATCGCGGCGGTTTGCAGGAAGGCCAAATCGTCTTGATTCATGCCGGGGCCGGCGGCGTCGGTCATGTCGCGGTACAATTGGCCAAATTGAAAGGAGCCAGGGTTTTAACGACGGTGAGTTCCGAATCGAAAGCCGATTTTGTCTTAAGCTTGGGCGCGGATCAAGCAATCGATTATCGCCAATGCAACTTCGCCGAAAGAGTCAATGAATTAACCGGCGGGCGAGGTGCCGATGTCGTCTTGGATACGGTAGGGCCCGAAGTATTCAAGAGCAGCATCGAAGCCACTGCGCATTTCGGAAGTTTGGTCACGCTGCTCGATCCCGGAGCCTTGGATTGGTCGGAAGCGCGTATGCGAAATCTCAAAATCGGTTTCGAATTGATGTTGACGCCGATGTTGCGAAATTTGGATTCGGCGCGCGATCAGCACATAGAAATTCTAAATCGTTGTGCCGAATTTATCGAATCCGGTCATTTGCGAGGGCTTGTCTCGCATTGCCTGCCATTGGAACAAGCCGCTGAAGCGCATCGCTTGATCGGAGAAGGGCATACGCAGGGCAAGGTTGTATTGGAAATATAA